Proteins encoded together in one Pseudomonadota bacterium window:
- the gspG gene encoding type II secretion system major pseudopilin GspG produces MKHRNKRERGFTLIEIMVVVVILGILAAVIVPNIMDRPDVARITKAKQDVRAIETALNLYRLDNFRYPTTDQGVEALVTKPNISPVPSNYKAGGYLGRLPKDPWGNDYIYLSPGVHGEFDLSSLGADGRLGGEGFNADINNWELE; encoded by the coding sequence ATGAAGCATCGGAACAAACGTGAGCGTGGGTTCACCCTGATCGAGATTATGGTCGTCGTGGTGATTCTGGGGATCCTTGCGGCGGTGATTGTGCCGAACATCATGGATCGCCCGGACGTGGCGAGAATCACCAAAGCCAAGCAGGATGTGCGTGCGATCGAAACCGCATTAAACCTTTATCGGCTGGACAACTTTCGTTATCCCACCACCGATCAGGGCGTGGAGGCGTTGGTGACCAAGCCCAATATTTCCCCCGTGCCCTCAAATTACAAGGCCGGCGGCTACCTGGGGCGATTGCCCAAAGACCCCTGGGGTAACGATTATATTTACCTGAGTCCGGGCGTACATGGGGAATTTGACCTCAGCAGCTTGGGCGCCGACGGACGGCTGGGGGGCGAGGGTTTTAATGCCGACATCAACAACTGGGAGTTGGAATAA